In Thunnus thynnus chromosome 11, fThuThy2.1, whole genome shotgun sequence, the following proteins share a genomic window:
- the LOC137193180 gene encoding protein FAM124A isoform X2, which yields MGELQDPFLVSVHLIADPGQGKFLQRAADAVLAWVHPELHLFRVSERASVYQPPWPKRHQNSSQTAACQPALAVILFLQEACGGEEQILMLHRALQQPPWRYHHTEEVSNGRRMLPLTPCSQDFFTLAPGTPLWAVRQVHYGKEIVRFTIYCRHENYVDMVRLYKLLLQRRVAQKKEDFCFFVVYSNLDMEIQMSFKRLPRGQSPVTLDSAVMEVRVRDVGALVPLLPNPCSPISEVRWQTEDYDGNKILLQVQSPHFKHRQHPSLTSIVPESASAPTTFTRSASSCRNHHYHHRPTSRPRVQHHPSRSSLPLACEDLDEQEQWTDRCHPDSWRAQWRGHRSSSLFSLPNLGSASSHSTCSSPGPPPPSPHHRSHSLNRCSSLIPPFRLNVDALIGAEETDVDTGNKVNPGSSVDLTVVSAYIKPSLPQISRPLSAPPEDIGSFLFPGTLESTYKAATLGRTTVPVRTKSFTPSTLLGSHPQSTCMNTSAAPSLSNVSVNHSDTCSIISAPVEEADKIEEEDQEFYI from the exons ATGGGCGAGCTCCAGGATCCTTTCCTCGTCAGCGTCCACCTCATCGCTGACCCCGGCCAGGGCAAGTTCCTGCAGCGCGCTGCAGATGCTGTCTTGGCATGGGTTCACCCCGAGCTGCATCTCTTCAGAGTCTCGGAGCGTGCCTCAGTCTACCAGCCACCCTGGCCCAAGCGCCATCAAAACAGCAGCCAGACTGCAGCCTGCCAACCGGCTCTGGCGGTCATCTTGTTCCTCCAGGAGGCATGCGGCGGCGAGGAGCAGATATTGATGCTGCACCGCGCTCTGCAGCAGCCGCCATGGCGCTACCACCACACTGAGGAAGTGAGCAATGGCCGGCGGATGCTACCACTGACACCATGCAGTCAGGACTTTTTCACTCTGGCTCCTGGCACGCCGCTCTGGGCCGTGCGGCAGGTCCACTATGGGAAAGAAATAGTGCGATTTACTATTTATTGCCGCCATGAAAATTATGTCGACATGGTGCGGCTGTACAAGCTGCTGCTTCAGCGCAGAGTAGCGCAGAAGAAAGAGGACTTTTGCTTCTTTGTGGTGTACTCCAATCTGGATATGGAGATCCAGATGTCATTTAAGAGGCTCCCGCGAGGTCAGAGTCCAGTGACGCTGGACTCAGCAGTGATGGAGGTGAGGGTACGAGACGTGGGGGCACTGGTGCCCCTGCTGCCAAATCCCTGCAGCCCAATCAGTGAGGTGCGCTGGCAGACAGAGGACTACGATGGAAATAAGATCCTCCTGCAG GTCCAAAGCCCTCActtcaaacacagacaacatcCCTCCCTCACATCCATTGTCCCTGAATCAGCCTCAGCTCCAACCACTTTCACCCGCAGCGCTAGCTCCTGCAGAAACCACCACTATCATCATCGGCCGACATCCCGTCCCCGAGTCCAGCACCACCCCTCCCGCAGCTCCCTCCCTCTGGCCTGTGAGGATCTGGACGAGCAGGAGCAATGGACTGACCGATGCCACCCAGACAGCTGGAGGGCCCAGTGGAGAGGCCACCGGTCCAGCTCCCTTTTCTCTCTACCCAACCTGGGCTCGGCCAGCTCCCACTCCACCTGCTCCTCTCCTGGGCCTCCTCCTCCCAGCCCCCACCACAGGAGTCACTCCCTCAACAGGTGCTCCTCCCTCATCCCACCCTTCCGGCTCAATGTGGATGCTCTTATCGGGGCAGAGGAGACGGATGTGGACACAGGGAATAAAGTAAATCCAGGCAGCAGTGTGGACTTGACAGTGGTGTCTGCATACATCAAACCCAGCCTGCCGCAGATTTCTCGACCGTTATCTGCGCCACCTGAAGACATCGGCTCCTTCCTCTTTCCTGGCACCCTGGAGAGCACCTACAAGGCAGCCACACTGGGCCGGACTACTGTTCCTGTCAGAACAAAAAGCTTCACACCCTCTACCTTGCTGGGGTCACATCCTCAGAGCACCTGCATGAACACCAGTGCTGCTCCTTCTCTGAGCAACGTTTCCGTAAACCACTCAGACACGTGCAGCATTATTAGTGCACCAGTAGAAGAGGCAGACaagatagaagaagaagaccaAGAATTCTACATTTGA
- the LOC137193180 gene encoding protein FAM124A isoform X1, with translation MEKTSAEDDCVDSGAETGGSDYSPLSSTSSELSMGELQDPFLVSVHLIADPGQGKFLQRAADAVLAWVHPELHLFRVSERASVYQPPWPKRHQNSSQTAACQPALAVILFLQEACGGEEQILMLHRALQQPPWRYHHTEEVSNGRRMLPLTPCSQDFFTLAPGTPLWAVRQVHYGKEIVRFTIYCRHENYVDMVRLYKLLLQRRVAQKKEDFCFFVVYSNLDMEIQMSFKRLPRGQSPVTLDSAVMEVRVRDVGALVPLLPNPCSPISEVRWQTEDYDGNKILLQVQSPHFKHRQHPSLTSIVPESASAPTTFTRSASSCRNHHYHHRPTSRPRVQHHPSRSSLPLACEDLDEQEQWTDRCHPDSWRAQWRGHRSSSLFSLPNLGSASSHSTCSSPGPPPPSPHHRSHSLNRCSSLIPPFRLNVDALIGAEETDVDTGNKVNPGSSVDLTVVSAYIKPSLPQISRPLSAPPEDIGSFLFPGTLESTYKAATLGRTTVPVRTKSFTPSTLLGSHPQSTCMNTSAAPSLSNVSVNHSDTCSIISAPVEEADKIEEEDQEFYI, from the exons GTGAGTTATCCATGGGCGAGCTCCAGGATCCTTTCCTCGTCAGCGTCCACCTCATCGCTGACCCCGGCCAGGGCAAGTTCCTGCAGCGCGCTGCAGATGCTGTCTTGGCATGGGTTCACCCCGAGCTGCATCTCTTCAGAGTCTCGGAGCGTGCCTCAGTCTACCAGCCACCCTGGCCCAAGCGCCATCAAAACAGCAGCCAGACTGCAGCCTGCCAACCGGCTCTGGCGGTCATCTTGTTCCTCCAGGAGGCATGCGGCGGCGAGGAGCAGATATTGATGCTGCACCGCGCTCTGCAGCAGCCGCCATGGCGCTACCACCACACTGAGGAAGTGAGCAATGGCCGGCGGATGCTACCACTGACACCATGCAGTCAGGACTTTTTCACTCTGGCTCCTGGCACGCCGCTCTGGGCCGTGCGGCAGGTCCACTATGGGAAAGAAATAGTGCGATTTACTATTTATTGCCGCCATGAAAATTATGTCGACATGGTGCGGCTGTACAAGCTGCTGCTTCAGCGCAGAGTAGCGCAGAAGAAAGAGGACTTTTGCTTCTTTGTGGTGTACTCCAATCTGGATATGGAGATCCAGATGTCATTTAAGAGGCTCCCGCGAGGTCAGAGTCCAGTGACGCTGGACTCAGCAGTGATGGAGGTGAGGGTACGAGACGTGGGGGCACTGGTGCCCCTGCTGCCAAATCCCTGCAGCCCAATCAGTGAGGTGCGCTGGCAGACAGAGGACTACGATGGAAATAAGATCCTCCTGCAG GTCCAAAGCCCTCActtcaaacacagacaacatcCCTCCCTCACATCCATTGTCCCTGAATCAGCCTCAGCTCCAACCACTTTCACCCGCAGCGCTAGCTCCTGCAGAAACCACCACTATCATCATCGGCCGACATCCCGTCCCCGAGTCCAGCACCACCCCTCCCGCAGCTCCCTCCCTCTGGCCTGTGAGGATCTGGACGAGCAGGAGCAATGGACTGACCGATGCCACCCAGACAGCTGGAGGGCCCAGTGGAGAGGCCACCGGTCCAGCTCCCTTTTCTCTCTACCCAACCTGGGCTCGGCCAGCTCCCACTCCACCTGCTCCTCTCCTGGGCCTCCTCCTCCCAGCCCCCACCACAGGAGTCACTCCCTCAACAGGTGCTCCTCCCTCATCCCACCCTTCCGGCTCAATGTGGATGCTCTTATCGGGGCAGAGGAGACGGATGTGGACACAGGGAATAAAGTAAATCCAGGCAGCAGTGTGGACTTGACAGTGGTGTCTGCATACATCAAACCCAGCCTGCCGCAGATTTCTCGACCGTTATCTGCGCCACCTGAAGACATCGGCTCCTTCCTCTTTCCTGGCACCCTGGAGAGCACCTACAAGGCAGCCACACTGGGCCGGACTACTGTTCCTGTCAGAACAAAAAGCTTCACACCCTCTACCTTGCTGGGGTCACATCCTCAGAGCACCTGCATGAACACCAGTGCTGCTCCTTCTCTGAGCAACGTTTCCGTAAACCACTCAGACACGTGCAGCATTATTAGTGCACCAGTAGAAGAGGCAGACaagatagaagaagaagaccaAGAATTCTACATTTGA